From one Myxococcus xanthus genomic stretch:
- the rpiA gene encoding ribose-5-phosphate isomerase RpiA, with amino-acid sequence MSQQGDGAATARYKQAAAEWAVDGFLQPGMVVGLGTGSTAAFAVQRLAALRAQGRLLDIVGVPTSRATEALARSLGVPVSTLDAHPVLDVTLDGADEVAPDLSLIKGGGGALLREKIVAQASRRVVIVVDAGKLSPVLGTHWPVPVEVMSFGWRSQARFLESLGARVTVRQGAGGEPFLTDQGNLVLDCAFGPIDAPAALAASLGARAGIMGHGLFLNLATDLVVAGPEGVEHRAR; translated from the coding sequence ATGAGCCAGCAGGGCGACGGCGCGGCGACGGCCCGCTACAAACAAGCGGCCGCCGAATGGGCGGTGGACGGCTTCCTCCAGCCGGGCATGGTGGTGGGCCTGGGCACGGGCAGCACCGCGGCCTTCGCCGTCCAGCGGCTGGCCGCGCTGCGCGCGCAGGGACGGCTTCTGGACATCGTGGGCGTGCCCACCTCGCGCGCCACGGAGGCGCTGGCTCGCTCGCTGGGCGTGCCCGTGTCGACGTTGGACGCGCACCCCGTGCTGGACGTCACCCTCGACGGCGCGGACGAAGTGGCGCCGGACCTGTCGCTCATCAAGGGCGGAGGTGGCGCGCTGCTGCGCGAGAAGATCGTCGCGCAAGCAAGCCGGCGCGTCGTCATCGTGGTGGACGCGGGAAAGCTCTCCCCCGTGCTGGGCACGCACTGGCCGGTGCCGGTGGAGGTGATGTCCTTCGGTTGGCGCTCCCAGGCGCGGTTCCTCGAATCGCTTGGCGCGCGCGTCACCGTCCGGCAGGGCGCTGGCGGCGAGCCCTTCCTCACGGACCAGGGCAACCTCGTGCTCGACTGCGCCTTCGGCCCCATCGACGCGCCCGCGGCGCTGGCCGCGAGCCTGGGCGCGCGCGCGGGAATCATGGGCCACGGCTTGTTCCTGAACCTCGCCACGGACCTGGTGGTGGCGGGGCCGGAGGGCGTGGAGCACCGCGCGCGCTGA
- a CDS encoding DUF1592 domain-containing protein, translated as MLVKRLESSASQHFRGGQSGGGWSEGALRMRLFRFSVSAALLLSAASCSSDKTPPGGAPPEVDEASATRVRRMTRAEYDNSVNAIFPTTVPLVMTYAFAPEDTILGFSTHDRLQVTSLLADQIDVAANNLAEYGKVQLRADWTCAAGVPDSECAEKFIRGIASHAYRRPVTDEEVADFLVLWQESSRGTDPGTGARMVLQGIFSSASFLYRTELGAEGAGANQVVRMTPNEVATALAFAITAGPADAELMAAAEAGQLDSPDEREKHARRLLATPAAQRHLYRFVEEWLGITGQANLTKNNQVFPVFSAAFKVSSQAETKAFINHILKERNGSVRELLNADYTYADARMAYFYGTQPSMPDGTLGRLPLPAERAGILTHASVLATYALFDSSSPIRRGKFIMHRLLCREVPPPPATISIIPPEPVLDRTTRDRFAAHTNNPTCAGCHRTLDPIGFGFEDFDGLGKHRTVENGLTVDASGAVELSTGTIPFTGAAALARVLATSDDVGDCVPLQLFRFAMGRDESPVDEHMLADMRSMFRANPEWRMGEALVGLVRSPYFVHRRTSSPE; from the coding sequence GTGTTGGTGAAGCGGTTAGAATCGTCCGCCAGCCAGCACTTCAGAGGGGGCCAATCTGGGGGTGGCTGGTCCGAGGGTGCCTTGCGTATGCGACTCTTCCGTTTCTCTGTTTCCGCGGCCTTGCTGCTGTCAGCAGCGTCGTGCTCTTCCGACAAAACCCCGCCAGGGGGGGCGCCTCCTGAAGTCGACGAGGCTTCGGCGACGCGTGTGCGGCGCATGACGCGTGCGGAGTACGACAACAGCGTCAATGCCATCTTCCCCACGACGGTGCCGCTGGTGATGACGTACGCCTTCGCGCCGGAGGACACCATCCTCGGGTTCTCCACCCATGACCGGCTGCAGGTCACGTCCTTGCTGGCGGACCAGATTGACGTGGCCGCGAACAACCTCGCGGAGTACGGCAAGGTCCAACTGCGCGCGGACTGGACATGCGCGGCGGGCGTTCCGGATTCGGAGTGCGCGGAGAAGTTCATCCGCGGCATCGCCTCGCACGCCTACCGCCGGCCCGTCACCGACGAAGAGGTCGCCGACTTCCTGGTGCTGTGGCAGGAATCGAGCAGGGGGACGGACCCAGGCACCGGGGCCCGCATGGTGCTCCAGGGCATCTTCTCCTCGGCGTCCTTCCTGTACCGCACCGAGCTGGGCGCGGAGGGTGCCGGCGCCAATCAGGTGGTGCGGATGACGCCGAATGAAGTCGCCACCGCGCTGGCCTTCGCCATCACCGCCGGCCCCGCCGACGCGGAGCTGATGGCCGCGGCCGAGGCGGGCCAACTCGACTCTCCGGACGAGCGTGAGAAGCACGCCCGCCGGCTGCTGGCCACGCCCGCGGCGCAGCGGCACCTGTACCGCTTCGTCGAGGAGTGGCTGGGCATCACCGGCCAGGCCAACCTCACCAAGAACAACCAGGTGTTCCCGGTCTTCAGCGCGGCCTTCAAGGTCTCCAGCCAGGCGGAGACGAAGGCCTTCATCAACCACATCCTGAAGGAGCGCAACGGCTCCGTCCGCGAGTTGCTCAACGCCGACTACACCTACGCCGACGCGCGCATGGCGTACTTCTACGGCACCCAGCCCTCCATGCCGGACGGCACGCTGGGCCGGTTGCCGCTGCCGGCCGAGCGCGCGGGCATCCTCACCCACGCCAGCGTGCTGGCCACCTACGCGCTCTTCGACTCCAGCTCGCCCATCCGCCGGGGCAAGTTCATCATGCACCGCCTGCTGTGCCGCGAGGTGCCGCCGCCGCCGGCGACCATCTCCATCATCCCGCCGGAGCCGGTGCTGGACCGCACCACGCGCGACCGCTTCGCCGCCCACACCAACAACCCGACGTGCGCGGGCTGCCACCGGACCCTGGACCCAATCGGCTTCGGCTTCGAGGACTTCGACGGCCTGGGCAAGCACCGCACGGTGGAGAACGGCCTGACGGTGGATGCCTCCGGAGCCGTGGAACTCTCCACGGGGACGATCCCCTTCACGGGCGCCGCGGCGCTGGCGCGCGTGCTGGCGACCAGCGACGACGTGGGGGACTGCGTGCCGCTCCAGCTCTTCCGCTTCGCCATGGGACGTGACGAATCCCCCGTCGACGAGCACATGCTGGCCGACATGCGGTCCATGTTCCGGGCCAACCCGGAGTGGCGCATGGGTGAGGCGCTCGTTGGCCTCGTGCGCTCCCCGTATTTCGTCCACCGGCGTACCTCTTCCCCCGAGTAG
- a CDS encoding DUF1552 domain-containing protein, translating to MLRELSRRSLLQALAGSTAALPLANLLGTTDAYAQGTAPPLRFVALFTSHGCLPELWNPQGSETNFTLDFPDSMLAPLQPHRDRLLVLDGLDYQVLYEQGLTGHEGGPVTFLTGSKVNTGSGDHLPESASLDQVLGNHIGGGTRFRSLQLNAWEQFGGQHVYNSISFTANGSRVPFERDPANVYQRLFGDAPSPTADPAQVASNRARRKSLLDFLMKDATRLRNRLAGAERQKLETHLEALRDIERRLGALAVDPTPLPKQQSGEAACGGGAAPPSYGLGGLGNLNNMPTLTRLHMDLIARAFACDLTRVVTMTIPGPSMPWLGIHEDTHNDIAHLLDVQEEPRRTTIRGKMVQVQRWYAEQLAYLMTQLASIPEGSGTALDNTLIYWGNELGDASGHMNVRVPTVLAGGAGGRFRMGRFLRVRPAGSNPLGGWAGPGTRLSGAVAHNKLLVSIARAFGVNVNTFGHPDYTGELPGLT from the coding sequence ATGCTCCGCGAACTTTCCCGACGCTCCCTGCTCCAGGCGCTGGCCGGCTCGACGGCGGCGCTCCCCTTGGCCAACCTGCTCGGCACCACCGACGCCTACGCCCAGGGCACCGCGCCGCCGCTGCGCTTCGTGGCCCTGTTCACCTCGCACGGCTGCCTCCCGGAGCTCTGGAATCCCCAGGGCTCGGAGACGAACTTCACGCTCGACTTCCCCGACTCCATGCTCGCGCCGCTCCAGCCGCACCGGGACAGGCTCCTGGTGCTGGACGGCCTGGATTATCAGGTCCTCTACGAGCAGGGCCTGACGGGCCATGAAGGCGGCCCGGTGACGTTCCTCACCGGAAGCAAGGTCAACACCGGCAGCGGGGACCACCTGCCGGAGAGCGCCTCGCTGGACCAGGTGCTGGGCAACCACATCGGTGGTGGCACGCGCTTCCGCTCCCTGCAGCTCAACGCCTGGGAGCAGTTCGGCGGCCAGCACGTCTACAACAGCATCAGCTTCACTGCGAACGGCTCGCGCGTCCCCTTCGAGCGCGACCCGGCCAACGTGTACCAGCGCCTCTTCGGTGACGCGCCCTCGCCGACCGCCGACCCGGCGCAGGTGGCGAGCAACCGGGCGCGCCGCAAGAGCCTGCTGGACTTCCTGATGAAGGACGCCACGCGCCTGCGCAACCGCCTGGCGGGCGCCGAGCGCCAGAAGCTGGAGACGCACCTGGAGGCGCTGCGCGACATCGAGCGGCGTCTGGGGGCGCTGGCCGTGGATCCGACGCCGCTCCCCAAGCAGCAGTCCGGCGAGGCCGCTTGCGGTGGTGGCGCCGCGCCGCCGTCCTACGGTTTGGGCGGCCTGGGCAACCTCAACAACATGCCGACGCTGACGCGGCTGCACATGGACCTCATCGCGCGCGCCTTTGCGTGTGACCTGACGCGCGTCGTCACCATGACGATTCCGGGGCCGTCCATGCCCTGGCTGGGCATCCACGAGGACACGCACAACGACATCGCCCACCTGCTCGACGTGCAGGAGGAGCCCCGCCGGACCACCATCCGCGGGAAGATGGTGCAGGTTCAGCGCTGGTACGCCGAGCAGTTGGCCTACCTGATGACGCAGCTGGCCTCCATCCCGGAGGGCAGCGGCACCGCGCTGGACAACACGCTCATCTACTGGGGCAACGAGCTGGGCGACGCGTCCGGCCACATGAACGTGCGCGTCCCCACCGTGCTCGCGGGCGGGGCGGGGGGACGCTTCCGCATGGGCCGCTTCCTGCGCGTGCGCCCCGCGGGCTCCAACCCGCTGGGCGGCTGGGCGGGCCCCGGCACGCGGCTGAGTGGCGCCGTGGCGCACAACAAGCTGCTGGTCTCCATTGCCCGGGCCTTCGGCGTGAATGTGAATACGTTCGGCCACCCCGACTACACGGGGGAGCTGCCGGGCCTCACCTGA
- a CDS encoding metal-dependent hydrolase, with protein sequence MDNLTHGLLGLAIGAMRKPDVRPGAPERASPTDRAVLVASVLAAELPDLDTLLARGDAVTVALQAHRGLSHALVAAPLVALTATLAARALFRGARLAPVFLTSLASVVFAHLLPDLWTGWGTRVLLPFSDSRLSLDWTMVVDPWVTLPLLAGAILAWRRRADWRRTLLWSAACSVAYVGFRVATWAVLTQRVEAAYPAAQAVRVFPLPFSVSTWRYVATLPGDVFAAGEVPLAGPPSEARRAEATGSTLPEHVQAVPTVREALAWARFPLVHMEPLAEGGQKVRIADLRYHLRGEPTLAFVIHLDASNAVTHAQLERGGSASELLRKWRSADTAAP encoded by the coding sequence ATGGACAACCTCACCCACGGACTGCTCGGGCTCGCCATTGGCGCCATGCGCAAGCCCGACGTGCGCCCCGGCGCCCCGGAGCGCGCCTCACCCACGGACCGCGCGGTGCTGGTGGCGTCGGTGCTCGCCGCGGAGCTGCCGGACCTGGACACCCTGCTGGCACGCGGCGACGCGGTGACGGTGGCGCTCCAGGCCCACCGGGGGCTGTCCCACGCGCTCGTCGCCGCGCCGCTGGTGGCGCTCACCGCCACGCTGGCCGCCCGCGCCCTGTTTCGCGGCGCGCGGCTGGCGCCCGTGTTCCTCACCAGCCTGGCCTCCGTCGTCTTCGCGCACCTCCTGCCCGACTTGTGGACGGGCTGGGGGACGCGGGTGCTGCTGCCCTTCTCCGACAGCCGCCTGAGCCTGGACTGGACGATGGTGGTGGACCCCTGGGTGACGCTGCCGCTGCTCGCCGGAGCCATCCTGGCCTGGCGCCGGCGCGCGGACTGGCGGCGGACGCTGCTGTGGAGCGCGGCCTGCTCCGTGGCGTACGTGGGCTTCCGCGTGGCCACCTGGGCGGTGCTGACGCAGCGGGTGGAGGCGGCCTACCCCGCCGCGCAGGCGGTGCGCGTCTTTCCCCTGCCCTTCTCCGTGAGCACGTGGCGTTACGTGGCCACGCTGCCCGGTGACGTGTTCGCCGCGGGAGAGGTCCCCCTGGCGGGTCCGCCCTCGGAGGCCCGGCGCGCGGAAGCCACCGGAAGCACGCTGCCGGAGCACGTACAGGCCGTGCCGACGGTGCGCGAGGCGCTCGCCTGGGCCCGCTTCCCACTCGTCCACATGGAGCCGCTGGCCGAAGGAGGCCAGAAGGTGCGCATCGCCGACCTGCGCTACCACCTGCGCGGCGAGCCGACGCTGGCCTTCGTCATCCACCTGGACGCGTCCAACGCGGTGACCCACGCGCAGTTGGAACGCGGCGGCAGCGCCAGCGAGCTGCTGCGCAAGTGGCGCAGCGCGGACACCGCGGCGCCCTGA
- a CDS encoding pectin acetylesterase-family hydrolase, whose protein sequence is MKNLVLAGLTAAALVPAAARAEVVMSSIVDVLVDGGNNYNWQKVELPGTKCGNGSQFKFWVHRTGSPNLMFLFEGGGACWDYDTCSGRAGLLGAANPNGIADDYITQFTAKYVSPLVNGADPGLPGRSKTDLVTKGWNIVYVPYCTGDVHVGNNVATYVDSTGQNPPLTWHHSGYTNTLAVANYAKTQFPNVQKMLMTGYSAGGTATAAGYYFLRKAINPARGYLLNDSGPIFLAPNANFRSRALHDKIRQSWDLNSVFSLLPGTFSQSDFGTINRMVAQEFPNDQLAYTGYSRDYNYSRFSYDRFHSPNDKESVLGYWKQDQDALVTELNKYNNFSYFIPHERAINSSHCSTIITFIGAHACQQMEKKRYWYEYLEFPWSQTYKCYSEFVGMDTFLSRWINGNQRVRIYEPANGYNAEDPGMQIVAPLINGALGG, encoded by the coding sequence ATGAAGAACCTGGTCCTGGCTGGACTCACGGCCGCCGCGCTCGTGCCCGCAGCCGCACGCGCGGAGGTGGTGATGTCCTCCATCGTCGACGTGCTGGTGGACGGTGGTAACAACTACAACTGGCAGAAGGTGGAGCTGCCGGGAACCAAGTGTGGCAATGGCTCCCAGTTCAAGTTCTGGGTGCATCGCACGGGTTCGCCCAACCTGATGTTCCTGTTCGAAGGTGGCGGCGCGTGCTGGGATTACGACACGTGTAGCGGCCGCGCGGGCCTGCTGGGCGCCGCCAATCCGAACGGCATCGCCGACGACTACATCACCCAGTTCACGGCCAAGTATGTGTCGCCGCTCGTCAACGGTGCAGACCCGGGCCTGCCGGGGCGCAGCAAGACGGACCTGGTGACGAAGGGTTGGAACATCGTCTACGTGCCGTACTGCACCGGTGACGTGCACGTGGGCAACAACGTGGCCACCTACGTCGATTCGACGGGGCAGAACCCGCCGCTGACGTGGCACCACAGCGGCTACACCAACACGCTGGCGGTGGCGAACTACGCGAAGACGCAGTTCCCCAACGTCCAGAAGATGCTGATGACGGGCTACAGCGCGGGTGGCACGGCGACGGCGGCCGGCTACTACTTCCTGCGCAAGGCCATCAACCCGGCGCGTGGCTACCTGCTCAACGACTCCGGCCCCATCTTCCTGGCGCCCAATGCGAACTTCCGCTCGCGCGCGCTGCACGACAAGATTCGCCAGTCGTGGGACCTGAACTCCGTCTTCTCCCTGCTGCCGGGCACGTTCAGCCAGAGCGACTTCGGCACCATCAACCGCATGGTGGCGCAGGAGTTCCCCAACGACCAGCTGGCCTACACGGGCTACTCGCGCGACTACAACTACTCGCGCTTCTCGTATGACCGCTTCCACTCGCCCAACGACAAGGAGTCCGTGCTGGGCTACTGGAAGCAGGACCAGGACGCGCTGGTCACCGAGCTGAACAAGTACAACAACTTCAGCTATTTCATCCCGCACGAGCGCGCCATCAACTCCAGCCACTGCAGCACCATCATCACCTTCATCGGCGCGCACGCCTGCCAGCAGATGGAGAAGAAGCGCTACTGGTACGAGTACCTCGAGTTCCCGTGGAGCCAGACGTACAAGTGCTACAGCGAGTTCGTGGGCATGGACACGTTCCTGTCGCGGTGGATCAACGGCAACCAGCGCGTCCGCATCTACGAGCCCGCCAACGGCTACAACGCCGAGGACCCGGGCATGCAGATTGTGGCCCCGCTCATCAACGGCGCGCTGGGCGGGTAG
- a CDS encoding PAS domain-containing sensor histidine kinase: MLSGRYIALARSHTDRVDSLSTGQDPDGASHGGSDTSGLDTALLDQMPEAVVVCSLDAVCVHVNPSLERHLGRPRQELLGRRLWELHPEWTERSFQERFRQVVRTGESAEFERHAEPQDRWFVKRLFRVHERVVLFSRDISAEKKQEATLRALYDEMRRAQRHAAFLAQASEVLASSLEHDLILQRMAHLAVPILGDACSVDLPMPDGQVRRAAAAFSRQEMVAPAQDFQTRYPIRLEDAAGIGKVLRTGVTEFTPDFPAMLAAAQGGSSAYRRDVEALGISAYIIVPLISRGRVLGALTLLNSESRRRYTEADVRLAEDLARRAATSLDNGRLYTEAQEAVRARDSFLSVASHELNTPLTSLMLNIQALRRDMEPRASNGPASPEALSTKVVAVQRQVSRLSSLVRELLDVSRITAGRLRLEREDLDLAALTREVVPRFTEDLARAGCALHLEAGGAATGHWDRLRLEQVLQNLLSNAIKYGRGRPIEVRVGADASRACLSVKDQGVGIPPEGRARLFQRFERLASERHYGGLGLGLWIVKQIVDAMEGRILVESVPGQGSTFIVELPRHPA; the protein is encoded by the coding sequence ATGTTAAGCGGCAGGTACATCGCCTTGGCCCGTTCTCACACCGACCGCGTGGACTCACTCTCGACCGGACAGGACCCTGATGGCGCCAGCCACGGCGGGTCGGACACCAGCGGGCTGGATACCGCCCTGCTGGACCAGATGCCGGAAGCGGTCGTGGTCTGCTCGCTGGACGCAGTCTGTGTCCATGTGAATCCCTCCCTGGAGCGGCACCTGGGCCGGCCGCGCCAGGAGCTGCTCGGCCGGAGGCTCTGGGAGCTGCACCCGGAGTGGACGGAACGTTCCTTTCAGGAGCGCTTCCGCCAGGTGGTCCGGACGGGCGAATCCGCCGAGTTCGAACGCCACGCCGAGCCCCAGGACCGCTGGTTCGTGAAACGGCTGTTTCGCGTCCATGAGCGGGTCGTCCTGTTCTCGCGGGACATCAGCGCGGAGAAGAAGCAGGAGGCGACGCTTCGGGCCCTCTACGACGAGATGCGCCGGGCGCAGCGGCACGCGGCCTTCCTGGCGCAGGCCAGCGAGGTGCTGGCGTCGTCCCTGGAGCACGACCTCATCCTGCAGCGCATGGCCCACCTCGCCGTTCCCATCCTGGGAGACGCGTGCTCGGTGGACCTCCCCATGCCGGATGGGCAGGTGCGCCGCGCCGCCGCCGCCTTCTCCAGACAGGAGATGGTGGCGCCCGCGCAGGACTTCCAGACGCGCTATCCCATTCGCCTGGAGGACGCGGCGGGTATCGGCAAGGTGCTGCGTACTGGCGTCACCGAGTTCACCCCGGACTTTCCCGCCATGCTCGCCGCCGCCCAGGGGGGCAGCTCGGCGTACCGGCGGGACGTGGAGGCGCTGGGCATCAGCGCGTACATCATCGTCCCGCTCATCAGCCGGGGCCGGGTGCTGGGGGCGCTCACGCTGCTCAATTCGGAGTCCCGGCGCAGATACACGGAGGCGGACGTGCGGCTGGCGGAAGACCTGGCCCGGCGCGCCGCCACCTCGCTGGACAACGGTCGGCTCTACACGGAGGCGCAGGAGGCCGTGCGCGCCCGGGACTCGTTCCTGTCCGTGGCATCTCACGAGCTCAACACGCCGCTGACCTCGCTCATGCTCAACATCCAGGCGTTGCGGCGCGACATGGAGCCGCGCGCCAGCAATGGCCCCGCGTCACCGGAGGCGCTCTCCACGAAGGTGGTGGCGGTGCAGCGGCAGGTCTCCCGCCTGTCGAGCCTGGTGCGCGAGCTGCTGGACGTGTCCCGCATCACCGCGGGGCGGCTGCGGCTGGAGCGCGAGGACCTGGACCTGGCCGCGCTCACCCGCGAGGTGGTGCCCCGCTTCACCGAGGACCTGGCACGCGCGGGCTGCGCGCTGCACTTGGAGGCGGGGGGCGCCGCCACCGGCCATTGGGACCGGCTGCGGCTGGAGCAGGTGCTGCAGAACCTGCTCTCCAACGCCATCAAGTACGGCCGGGGCCGCCCCATTGAAGTGCGGGTGGGGGCGGATGCGTCGCGCGCCTGTCTGTCGGTGAAGGACCAGGGCGTGGGCATTCCGCCGGAGGGGCGCGCGCGTCTCTTCCAGCGCTTCGAGCGGCTGGCCAGCGAGCGGCACTACGGCGGACTGGGGCTGGGCCTGTGGATCGTGAAGCAGATTGTGGACGCCATGGAGGGTCGCATCCTCGTGGAGAGCGTGCCCGGCCAGGGCTCCACCTTCATCGTGGAGCTGCCGCGCCACCCTGCGTGA
- a CDS encoding ATP-binding domain-containing protein, whose amino-acid sequence MSHVEASLPDHARAIIAEEEALLARVQSTLEAARRKSARGQDAQGLVAQLQVLRDDASTAAVADLPHIFAQMNQMRSLLERQEGVKLPDPQAPYFAHLRLNGEGGPRDYLLGRTTFADVGAGVRVIDWRFAPVARVFYCYEEGDDYEEYFGERLAEGSVETRRLVIIERGVLTRIISGALVLERLADGTWRSVSRDFATLQSGGAGTAARPEFLGTGKGARRIEDAFGVTAMLDAEQYEALSTGPDRPLLVLGSAGSGKTTVALHRLAKLAFDDPRTFPQARMKLIVPEEGLARLSRRLLAPLGLGNVAVQTRDAWLLATARSAFNVPGIKLWNDTPPLVSRLKRHPTLRRALAARVGVPKTDAGTTLERLRTRMADAYMDRRFLESVVTAAKGEIPRTAIDETLEHTRLQLATPLSKVLKDITDAERLITVDGRSIEDDTPDAMAGTVDLDDLPVLMFLKAQHTSLGLERLAHVVLDEAEDFSLFELFAVRQLLGKGKSCTLAGDEMQQTDAGFAGWPAVLNELNIRDAATCRLQVSYRCPRPVVELARQVLGAQAPEAAATGRAGAPVGFHHFPDEAQAQLFIGEALRDLVAREPHASVGVIASSPESAQAIYRVVADQRWARLVSDGEFTFEPGVDVTDVGSVKGLEFDYVILPDATARAYPVDDESRRRLHVAVTRTSHQLWVVSSGVRSHLVTQGGAAAPR is encoded by the coding sequence ATGAGCCACGTCGAGGCGTCGCTGCCGGACCATGCCCGCGCCATCATCGCCGAGGAAGAGGCCTTGCTGGCCCGTGTTCAGTCCACGCTGGAAGCCGCGCGGCGCAAGTCCGCACGCGGACAGGACGCCCAGGGACTTGTCGCCCAGTTGCAGGTGCTGCGGGACGACGCCTCCACCGCGGCCGTGGCCGACCTGCCGCACATCTTCGCGCAGATGAACCAGATGCGCTCCCTCCTGGAACGTCAGGAGGGAGTGAAGCTTCCCGACCCACAGGCCCCCTACTTCGCGCACCTGCGCCTCAATGGCGAAGGCGGCCCGCGCGACTACCTGCTGGGCCGCACCACGTTCGCGGACGTGGGCGCCGGTGTGCGCGTCATCGACTGGCGCTTCGCCCCCGTGGCCCGTGTCTTCTATTGCTACGAGGAAGGCGACGACTACGAGGAGTACTTCGGTGAGCGGCTCGCCGAGGGCAGCGTGGAGACGCGCCGGCTGGTCATCATCGAGCGCGGCGTGTTGACGCGCATCATCTCCGGCGCGCTGGTGCTGGAGCGCCTGGCGGACGGTACATGGCGCAGCGTGAGCCGCGACTTCGCCACGCTCCAGTCGGGCGGCGCGGGGACGGCGGCGCGGCCGGAGTTCCTGGGCACCGGCAAGGGCGCGCGGCGCATCGAGGATGCCTTTGGCGTCACCGCCATGCTGGACGCCGAGCAGTACGAGGCCCTCAGCACCGGCCCGGACCGGCCGCTGCTGGTGCTGGGCAGCGCGGGCAGTGGGAAGACGACCGTGGCGCTGCACCGGCTGGCGAAGCTGGCCTTCGACGACCCGAGGACGTTCCCCCAGGCCCGCATGAAGCTCATCGTCCCGGAAGAAGGGCTGGCGCGGCTGTCCCGCCGGCTGCTGGCGCCGCTGGGCCTGGGCAACGTGGCCGTGCAGACGCGGGATGCCTGGCTGCTCGCCACCGCGCGCTCCGCCTTCAACGTGCCCGGCATCAAGCTGTGGAATGACACGCCGCCGCTGGTGTCCCGCCTCAAGCGCCACCCCACCCTGCGGCGCGCGTTGGCCGCCCGGGTGGGCGTGCCAAAGACAGACGCGGGCACCACGCTGGAGCGGTTGCGCACGCGGATGGCGGACGCATACATGGACCGGCGCTTCTTGGAGAGCGTGGTCACCGCCGCCAAGGGCGAGATTCCTCGCACCGCCATCGACGAGACGCTGGAGCACACGCGCCTCCAGCTCGCCACGCCGCTGTCCAAGGTGCTCAAGGACATCACCGACGCGGAGCGGCTCATCACCGTGGATGGGCGCTCCATCGAGGACGACACGCCGGACGCCATGGCCGGCACCGTGGACCTGGACGACCTGCCCGTCCTGATGTTCCTCAAGGCCCAGCACACCTCGCTGGGCCTGGAGCGGCTGGCGCACGTGGTGCTCGACGAGGCCGAGGACTTCTCCCTCTTCGAGCTCTTCGCCGTCCGCCAACTGCTGGGCAAGGGCAAGAGCTGCACGCTGGCGGGCGACGAGATGCAGCAGACGGACGCGGGCTTCGCGGGCTGGCCCGCCGTCCTCAACGAGCTCAACATCCGTGACGCCGCCACCTGCCGGCTTCAGGTCTCCTACCGGTGCCCCCGGCCCGTGGTGGAGCTGGCGCGGCAGGTGCTGGGCGCGCAGGCCCCGGAGGCCGCCGCCACCGGCCGCGCGGGCGCTCCGGTGGGCTTCCACCACTTCCCCGACGAGGCCCAGGCCCAGCTCTTCATCGGCGAGGCGCTCCGGGACCTCGTCGCCCGCGAGCCCCACGCCTCCGTGGGCGTCATCGCCAGCAGCCCAGAGTCCGCGCAGGCCATCTACCGCGTCGTCGCCGACCAGCGCTGGGCGCGGCTGGTGAGCGACGGCGAGTTCACCTTCGAGCCCGGCGTGGACGTCACCGACGTGGGCAGCGTGAAGGGCCTGGAGTTCGACTACGTCATCCTCCCGGACGCGACGGCGCGGGCCTACCCGGTGGACGACGAGTCACGCCGCCGCCTGCACGTGGCGGTGACGCGCACCTCCCATCAGCTCTGGGTGGTGTCCTCCGGCGTCCGCTCGCACCTGGTCACGCAGGGTGGCGCGGCAGCTCCACGATGA